From the genome of Blautia pseudococcoides, one region includes:
- a CDS encoding polysaccharide biosynthesis protein → MRKAGRKKKVMEHWQAIALWLMLYDVVAVNAAFMLALWVRFDCRYSLIPDIYLGSFLKFAPWYTVFCIAVYWVLRLYKSVWRFASFSELFRIGAANVVTGLFQIIGITLFVKRMPISYYLFGIMLQFVFTVAVRFSYRFILLERNRNKQSEEDTVLHRVMLIGAGAAGQIIIRDLNRASEVKAKVCCIIDDNPNKMGRYIEGIPIVGNRDDILLSAEKYKIDQILLAIPSASAEVKRDILNICKETGCEMKILPGIYQLVNGEVSISKMKSVAVEDLLGRDPIQVNMEEIFNALRNKTILVTGGGGSIGSELCRQIAAHGPKRLIIFDIYENNAYEIEQELRRKYPKLDLVVLIGSVRDSRRVDSVFAEYRPDVVYHAAAHKHVPLMETSPCEAIKNNVLGTYKTASAALQSGCEKFVLISTDKAVNPTNIMGASKRLCEMVIQTMDRLSKQGKTMDLPDLNGHEKDTVYEMVAATREYRVEEDVKDRKYTDFVAVRFGNVLGSNGSVIPLFKKQIEAGGPVTVTHPDIIRYFMTIPEAVSLVLQAGTYAKGGEIFILDMGAPVKIDTLARNLIKLSGYKPDVDISVVYTGLRPGEKLYEEKLMAEEGMKTTPNKLIHIGSPIPFDVEKFLIDLDNLAESSYCNQDDIRELVGKVVPTYRYKV, encoded by the coding sequence ATGCGCAAGGCGGGTAGGAAGAAAAAGGTAATGGAACATTGGCAGGCGATTGCGCTTTGGCTGATGCTTTACGATGTTGTGGCTGTGAACGCGGCGTTTATGCTGGCTTTGTGGGTTAGGTTTGACTGTCGGTATTCTTTGATTCCGGATATTTATCTCGGGTCGTTTTTGAAATTTGCGCCTTGGTATACGGTGTTTTGTATAGCGGTTTATTGGGTGTTGAGGCTGTATAAGAGTGTTTGGAGGTTTGCCAGTTTTAGTGAGTTGTTCCGGATTGGGGCGGCTAATGTTGTGACTGGGTTGTTTCAGATTATTGGTATTACTTTGTTTGTGAAGAGAATGCCAATTTCTTATTATTTGTTTGGGATTATGCTGCAGTTTGTGTTTACGGTTGCAGTTCGGTTTTCTTATCGGTTTATTTTGTTGGAGCGTAATCGGAATAAACAGAGTGAAGAGGATACGGTTCTTCATCGGGTTATGCTGATCGGGGCAGGGGCCGCGGGGCAGATTATAATCAGAGATTTGAATAGGGCCAGTGAGGTGAAGGCAAAGGTTTGCTGTATTATTGATGATAATCCGAATAAGATGGGACGTTACATAGAAGGGATTCCTATTGTTGGGAATAGGGATGATATTCTGCTGAGTGCAGAGAAATATAAGATTGACCAGATTTTGCTGGCGATCCCCAGTGCTTCGGCTGAGGTAAAGAGAGATATTCTTAATATCTGTAAAGAGACTGGGTGCGAAATGAAGATACTTCCAGGAATATATCAGCTGGTGAATGGGGAAGTCTCGATTAGTAAGATGAAGAGTGTGGCTGTGGAGGATTTGTTGGGGAGAGATCCGATCCAGGTCAATATGGAGGAAATCTTTAATGCGCTGCGGAATAAGACGATTCTTGTTACAGGTGGAGGGGGCTCTATTGGCAGCGAGTTGTGTCGGCAGATTGCGGCGCATGGTCCGAAACGGCTGATCATATTTGACATATATGAGAATAATGCTTATGAAATTGAGCAGGAGTTGAGACGGAAATATCCGAAGCTGGATTTGGTTGTTTTGATTGGATCGGTGAGGGATAGTAGAAGGGTTGACAGTGTGTTTGCAGAGTACAGACCGGATGTGGTTTATCATGCGGCTGCACATAAACATGTGCCTTTGATGGAGACGAGTCCTTGTGAGGCAATAAAGAATAATGTTTTGGGGACGTATAAGACTGCAAGCGCGGCACTGCAGAGTGGGTGCGAGAAATTTGTGCTGATCAGTACGGATAAGGCGGTTAATCCTACGAATATTATGGGGGCAAGTAAGAGGCTTTGTGAGATGGTGATTCAGACTATGGATAGGCTGAGTAAGCAGGGAAAGACAATGGATTTGCCGGACTTAAATGGGCATGAGAAAGATACAGTTTATGAAATGGTAGCGGCTACCAGAGAGTATAGGGTTGAAGAGGATGTTAAGGATAGAAAATATACAGATTTTGTTGCTGTTCGTTTCGGTAATGTTTTAGGAAGTAATGGATCTGTGATTCCTCTTTTTAAGAAGCAGATTGAAGCAGGTGGGCCAGTCACTGTTACGCATCCGGATATTATTCGATATTTTATGACAATACCTGAGGCGGTGAGTCTCGTGTTGCAGGCAGGGACGTATGCGAAGGGTGGCGAGATATTCATTTTGGATATGGGAGCACCTGTGAAAATTGATACATTGGCTCGTAATTTGATAAAACTTTCAGGGTATAAGCCGGATGTAGACATATCGGTTGTATATACTGGACTGAGACCAGGAGAAAAGCTTTATGAAGAGAAGCTGATGGCGGAGGAAGGGATGAAGACTACACCGAATAAGTTGATACATATTGGAAGTCCTATTCCGTTTGATGTAGAGAAGTTTTTGATCGATTTGGATAATTTAGCAGAATCTAGTTATTGCAATCAGGATGATATTAGGGAACTTGTAGGTAAAGTGGTTCCCACATATAGGTATAAAGTTTAA
- a CDS encoding zinc ribbon domain-containing protein — MKTGYCIKTIKYKLRCSHPEWLTETEKYYRQVLDFYFRLLLEHEEIWELNLLQMQGALERLTIAGRDGRVPERPLPFDKVPVYFRRSAINKASASLKSYTEKYKNSGDDLVYTIPDTIDASVTYFKGMYKDFRENKISLKVWDGKKWNWMDCRLKGQSMPEDGMMLSPTVVFREKEFWLHVPVKQQTEDARNAKERMMSRENVCSVQFTNTDIFAMCCVLDGDGKQKAVYSCRGGDAYRSKCKVLLEKIEKSRVYTDKDNAPHANHKYYLRLKNLSEHYAHQVSREIVDFCVREEASVLVFPSYDKEFTKVVRYRSGMYSPLYLGSRIREFLKYKAWSTGIVVLELSAEGTSSKCFVCGGKIKKNGAMFECENGHQGSRFLNSARNLGVKCLKDFERKRKI; from the coding sequence ATGAAAACAGGATACTGCATTAAGACAATTAAATACAAACTTCGCTGTTCTCACCCGGAATGGCTGACAGAAACAGAGAAATATTACAGGCAGGTGTTGGATTTTTATTTTCGGCTGCTTTTGGAGCACGAAGAAATCTGGGAATTGAATCTCCTTCAGATGCAGGGGGCGTTAGAACGCCTGACTATTGCAGGGAGAGACGGGAGAGTGCCTGAGAGGCCGCTGCCCTTTGACAAGGTTCCGGTTTATTTCAGGCGGTCCGCTATTAATAAGGCATCTGCCAGTTTGAAGAGTTATACGGAAAAGTATAAAAATTCGGGTGATGACCTGGTCTATACCATACCGGATACCATTGATGCGTCTGTGACCTACTTTAAGGGGATGTATAAGGATTTTCGGGAGAATAAGATTTCTCTGAAGGTATGGGATGGGAAGAAGTGGAACTGGATGGACTGCAGGTTAAAGGGGCAGTCGATGCCTGAAGATGGTATGATGCTTTCTCCCACAGTTGTTTTCCGGGAGAAGGAGTTTTGGCTGCATGTGCCTGTGAAACAGCAGACGGAGGATGCCAGGAACGCAAAAGAGCGGATGATGAGTAGAGAGAATGTCTGCAGCGTGCAGTTTACCAATACGGACATTTTTGCTATGTGCTGTGTGCTGGATGGGGATGGGAAACAAAAGGCTGTGTATTCCTGCAGAGGCGGGGATGCGTATAGAAGCAAATGTAAGGTCCTTTTGGAGAAGATCGAGAAATCCAGAGTTTATACGGATAAAGACAATGCTCCTCATGCGAATCACAAATATTATTTGCGTTTAAAAAACTTGTCCGAGCATTATGCACATCAGGTGAGCAGGGAAATCGTGGATTTCTGTGTGAGGGAAGAAGCCAGCGTTTTGGTATTTCCGTCTTATGATAAGGAGTTTACAAAGGTTGTCCGGTATCGTTCAGGGATGTATTCGCCGTTGTATTTAGGAAGCAGGATAAGAGAGTTTCTGAAGTATAAGGCATGGAGCACCGGTATCGTGGTTCTGGAGCTTAGTGCGGAAGGGACGAGTAGTAAGTGCTTTGTCTGCGGCGGGAAGATCAAGAAAAACGGAGCTATGTTTGAGTGCGAGAATGGGCATCAGGGCAGTCGGTTCCTGAACAGTGCGAGAAATCTTGGGGTGAAATGCCTGAAGGATTTTGAGCGGAAGAGGAAAATTTGA
- a CDS encoding site-specific integrase gives MSRRGENIRKRKDGRWEARYVKGRDIDGKIRYGYLYGRSYTEVKDKKAKIISENPNLYLYGSQSSTPPLDDQIRTVSIQWKSHIRYTVKESTYSNYEEILDNHILPLLGQMQVKKFTNHTLTGFVQKKLEQGMAFGSIHVILSVLKNILRYAQEFGYFPAEPLKFPRIPSSSSDIQIMSSEDYKKLDSYLFNNIDPFSFGILLCMYTGIRVGELSGLKWEDIDFTQCKIHIRRTVTRVKNLNMLITDGKSQCSRTHLNIGTPKTPTSIRSIPLPDRLLALAAPLKKDSSFFVLTGTEKCMEPRTIQRRYAALLKKCRIRHIKIHALRHQFSCRWIEQGFDTKSLSEILGHTSVKTTLDLYVHIQPDTKRRYMNQLTIL, from the coding sequence ATGTCCAGAAGAGGTGAAAATATCAGAAAAAGAAAAGATGGTCGTTGGGAAGCACGGTATGTAAAAGGACGTGACATAGACGGTAAAATCCGATACGGCTATCTGTATGGCAGGTCCTACACGGAGGTAAAAGATAAAAAAGCCAAGATCATATCCGAAAATCCAAATTTGTATCTGTACGGCAGTCAGTCCTCTACGCCACCCCTTGATGACCAGATCCGTACCGTAAGCATACAGTGGAAATCCCATATCCGCTATACTGTGAAAGAAAGCACGTATTCCAACTATGAGGAGATTCTTGACAATCACATTCTGCCCCTCCTGGGCCAAATGCAGGTTAAAAAGTTTACTAACCACACCCTCACAGGTTTTGTGCAAAAGAAACTGGAGCAGGGAATGGCATTCGGAAGTATCCATGTGATCCTAAGTGTACTCAAAAATATTCTCCGGTATGCTCAGGAATTCGGCTACTTCCCGGCTGAGCCGCTTAAATTCCCCCGTATCCCCTCAAGCAGCAGTGATATACAGATTATGAGCAGTGAAGATTACAAGAAGCTCGATTCCTACCTGTTCAACAATATAGATCCTTTTTCTTTTGGCATCCTCTTATGCATGTACACCGGAATCCGTGTAGGCGAACTGAGCGGCCTGAAGTGGGAAGACATTGATTTTACGCAATGCAAAATTCACATTCGCCGCACTGTGACACGTGTAAAAAACCTGAATATGCTCATAACAGACGGAAAAAGTCAATGCTCCCGCACACATTTGAATATCGGCACTCCGAAAACACCGACATCCATACGTTCCATTCCTTTGCCTGACAGACTTCTGGCACTGGCTGCACCTTTAAAAAAGGACAGCAGCTTTTTTGTCCTAACCGGAACAGAAAAATGCATGGAACCAAGGACAATACAACGGAGATACGCCGCTCTTTTAAAAAAATGCCGGATCCGCCACATAAAAATCCATGCGCTCCGCCATCAGTTCTCATGCCGCTGGATAGAACAAGGTTTTGATACAAAATCCCTGTCCGAAATCCTGGGCCACACTTCGGTAAAGACAACGCTTGACCTATATGTGCATATACAGCCGGATACCAAGCGCAGATATATGAACCAGCTCACAATACTATGA
- a CDS encoding UDP-N-acetylmuramoyl-tripeptide--D-alanyl-D-alanine ligase: protein MKNLTLKNIAKVCGGVYVGSPEKKEQEVQGIVTDSRKVEEGFLFVPIKGARVDAHDFIDGVMEKGALCTLTERGLGEKSFPYIKVNSSLQAVKDIAEFYLKQLSIPVVGITGSVGKTSTKEMIAAVLEEKYNVLKTKGNFNNELGVPLTVFGLRPDHEIAVLEMGISDFGEMHRLAKIARPDTCLITNIGLCHLELLKSRDGILKAKTEIFDFLESDGHVILNGDDDKLITVRDVKGIKPLFFGIDNHQGVWADEIESKGLKGISCRIHAGEENFKVLIPIPGRHMVYNALAGTAVGLTYGMNMEEIKKGIESLQSLSGRFHIIETGNRTIVDDCYNANPVSMKASLDVLQDALGRRVAILGDMGELGKEEVEMHREVGVYAAARDIDKIICVGELAGDMAEAARLAAPTKDIVYFAEKESLLEALPEMIRDGDTILVKASHFMEFEKVVETLKNFPCN from the coding sequence ATGAAAAATCTTACGTTGAAAAATATAGCAAAAGTCTGTGGCGGTGTCTATGTGGGCAGCCCGGAGAAGAAGGAACAGGAAGTACAGGGGATTGTCACGGACAGCAGAAAGGTGGAGGAAGGTTTTCTGTTTGTGCCTATTAAAGGCGCCAGGGTAGATGCCCATGATTTTATTGACGGTGTGATGGAAAAAGGAGCGCTGTGTACCCTCACAGAAAGGGGGCTGGGTGAAAAAAGCTTTCCTTATATAAAGGTGAATTCTTCGCTGCAGGCTGTAAAGGATATTGCAGAGTTTTATCTGAAGCAATTGTCCATCCCGGTAGTAGGAATTACCGGCAGTGTTGGTAAGACCAGTACCAAAGAAATGATTGCTGCGGTTCTGGAAGAAAAATACAATGTACTGAAGACAAAAGGGAATTTCAACAATGAACTAGGAGTTCCGCTGACTGTATTTGGGCTACGCCCGGATCACGAGATCGCGGTGCTGGAAATGGGGATCAGTGATTTCGGTGAGATGCACAGACTGGCTAAGATCGCACGGCCGGATACCTGTTTGATCACGAATATCGGGTTGTGTCATCTGGAATTGCTGAAATCCCGTGATGGGATCTTGAAGGCAAAGACAGAGATATTTGATTTCCTGGAAAGTGACGGGCATGTGATCCTGAATGGGGATGACGATAAGCTGATCACGGTCAGGGATGTGAAAGGGATCAAACCGTTATTCTTTGGTATTGATAACCATCAGGGAGTGTGGGCGGATGAGATTGAGAGTAAGGGGCTGAAAGGCATTTCCTGCCGGATCCATGCGGGAGAAGAGAACTTTAAGGTGCTGATTCCCATACCTGGGCGGCATATGGTGTATAATGCGCTGGCAGGAACGGCTGTTGGGCTGACCTATGGAATGAATATGGAGGAGATAAAGAAAGGGATTGAGAGTCTGCAGTCTTTGAGCGGTCGCTTCCATATTATAGAGACGGGGAACAGGACAATCGTGGATGACTGTTATAATGCCAATCCGGTTTCTATGAAAGCGTCTCTGGATGTGCTGCAAGATGCGCTGGGGAGAAGAGTTGCCATATTGGGAGATATGGGGGAGCTTGGTAAAGAGGAAGTGGAGATGCACCGGGAAGTTGGGGTGTATGCCGCTGCCAGGGATATTGATAAGATCATCTGCGTTGGTGAACTGGCAGGGGATATGGCTGAGGCAGCCAGGCTGGCAGCGCCAACAAAAGATATTGTATATTTTGCGGAAAAGGAAAGCCTGCTGGAGGCTCTGCCGGAGATGATCCGGGATGGGGATACCATTTTGGTGAAGGCTTCGCACTTTATGGAGTTTGAGAAAGTGGTGGAGACGTTGAAGAATTTTCCCTGTAACTGA
- a CDS encoding D-alanine--D-alanine ligase family protein produces MNIVVLAGGSSTEREVSIVSGQGICTALRKRNHKAVLVDAYFGKEEWGKEMFPLTYDIDAETAYMQAKSRELEETMKSRKEFFGPNVLDICKAADMVFLALHGSNGEDGKVQSVFDLMGIPYTGSGPLSSGMAMDKGITKMVFEAKGVPTPKGVTLQKGKCSSELADYDMDFPVIVKPCCGGSSVGVCIAKNQEEYEAALEESFSYENEAVVEQFIEGREFSVAVVDGKAYPVIEIAPLQGFYDYKNKYEAGSTIETCPAELPETLTREMQKYAELGYKALALQAYARLDFILDKEGNMYCLEANTLPGMTPTSLIPQEAKVLGMDYPELCEKLIEVSLKKYK; encoded by the coding sequence ATGAATATAGTTGTTTTAGCAGGCGGCAGCAGTACGGAGAGGGAAGTTTCCATTGTGTCCGGACAGGGTATCTGCACAGCTTTGCGCAAAAGAAATCATAAGGCAGTATTGGTGGACGCGTATTTTGGAAAAGAGGAGTGGGGTAAGGAGATGTTTCCCCTTACCTATGATATAGATGCGGAGACTGCTTATATGCAGGCAAAAAGCAGGGAACTGGAAGAGACCATGAAGAGCAGGAAAGAATTCTTCGGGCCGAATGTACTGGACATCTGCAAGGCCGCAGATATGGTTTTCCTGGCCCTGCACGGCTCCAATGGGGAGGACGGCAAGGTTCAGTCAGTATTTGACCTGATGGGCATTCCATACACCGGTTCCGGGCCGCTGAGCAGCGGGATGGCTATGGATAAAGGCATCACAAAAATGGTATTTGAAGCAAAAGGAGTACCCACACCCAAGGGTGTGACCCTGCAGAAGGGAAAATGCAGCAGTGAACTGGCTGACTATGATATGGATTTCCCGGTTATCGTCAAACCATGCTGCGGCGGTTCCAGTGTGGGCGTGTGTATTGCTAAGAACCAGGAAGAGTATGAGGCAGCCCTTGAGGAATCTTTTTCTTATGAAAACGAAGCAGTTGTGGAACAGTTCATTGAGGGGCGTGAGTTCTCTGTAGCTGTAGTGGACGGCAAGGCATATCCGGTTATTGAGATTGCGCCGCTTCAGGGATTCTACGATTATAAGAACAAATACGAGGCAGGTTCTACCATAGAGACGTGTCCCGCTGAACTGCCCGAAACACTGACCAGGGAGATGCAGAAATACGCTGAACTGGGATATAAGGCACTGGCCCTGCAGGCATATGCAAGACTGGACTTCATTTTGGACAAAGAAGGAAATATGTACTGTCTGGAGGCCAATACGCTGCCGGGGATGACACCTACCAGCCTTATCCCCCAGGAGGCAAAGGTATTGGGCATGGATTACCCGGAACTGTGCGAGAAACTGATCGAGGTTTCCCTGAAAAAATATAAATAG